The Oceanicaulis alexandrii DSM 11625 DNA segment GACTATCTGATGCAGGCTGAAGCGGGCTTGATGGCGATGACCGGAGAGCCGGACACGCCGCCCACGCGTTTTGGCATGTCGATGATTGATTATATGGGCGGCACGATGATGGCGCTGGGACTGGTGTCGGCGGTGCTGGGCGCCAAACGCACGGGCCGGGGCTGTGATGTGGATGTGTCGCTGTTTGATGCGGCCCTGCATCAGCTCTCCTATTCAGCGACCTGGTTCCTTAACGAGGGCAAATGCGCCGAGCGCCTTGAACGCTCGGCCCATCCTTCGGTGGCGCCCAGCCAGCTGTTCCGGACCGCGGATGGCTGGCTCTTCGTGATGTGCCAGTTGCCGAAATTCTGGGGCGCGTTCTGCAAGGCGGTGGGGCGGCCGGATCTTCTGGACAATCCGCACTATGCCGACATGGCGGCGCGCCGGGCGAACAGGGCGAAGCTGCAGGATGAGCTGGATGCGTTTTTGTCCACGCGCTCTACAGCGGAATGGATGACGGTGCTGGGGGGCGTGACGCCAGTGGCGCCGGTCAATTCAATGGCGTGTGCGCTCGCCTCGCCCCAGGCGCGGCACATGATCGAGACGGTGCCTCATCCAGACAAGCCCGACGGGCTGAAAATGGTGCGCGATCCATTCCGCATCAACGGCGCGCCGACGCCGACGCGCCGCGCGCCGAAGCTGGGCGAGGATACGCGCGCCATTCTCGATGAAATGCTGTCTGAATCCCATGAAGACCGGGCGGCGGAATAGGCTAGTCCACTTCGCGCTGCATGGTCATTTCATAGGTGAAGCGATCCGCCGGATGCACAGTGTCGGACAGGGCGATGATGCGTCCGCCCTTGTCATAGTAGCGCCGCATGGTGCGCAGCACCGCGGTGCCGGCTTCCGCATCCAGCGCTTCCGCTTCGGTATCGGTCAGAAGTCCGCCTGAAATCGTCTGTTCGATCCGGGCCGTGGGCGCGCCGCGTTCGGTCGCCATCCATTCGGTGACGCCGCCATTCAGTTCCACGAACACGTCCACCGGCGGCGCCAGGTCGGACCGGATATACATGTCGGTCAGAGCCAGGGGCGCCCGATCGGGCTGGCCGCGCAGGCCATGCACATGCAGATAGTCGCTGCCGGGCGCCACGCCGAAGGCGCGCGCCACTGCAGGGTCCAGCGGGCCCGTATGCTGACGGATCGGTTTCAGACGCGCCGCACGCGTGTACTGCATCAGGTCATCCACGCTGCCCAGACGCTGGGCGAAACCCGCGCGCGCCTCGGAGGCGACGACGACGGTGCCGGCGCCGCGGCGGCGCGCGATCAGCCCCGCCTCTGCGAGCAGGCGCAGCGCTTCACGCACGGTATGACGCGAGACGCCGTATTGTTCGGTGAGAGCATGCTCGGTGGGTAACAGCTCGCCGACCGCCGGATGGCCGGATGCGATCCCGGAGCGAAGGGTTTCCGCCAGCGTCATATAGCGCGGCGCACTGGAAATCGGTTCTACGCCTGAATGATCGGACACAGGATCCTCCCGCCTGAAAGTCGCGCTAACATAATCGCTGCATCCAGGAATGCGAGGCGCGCCTGCATGGTGCAGGGCAACACGAGGATCAGGGCTTGGGGAAGTCCGGACGCCGTTTGTCCAGAAAGGCTTTGTAACCCTCCTGGAAATGTTCGCCGGAAAACGCTTCCAGGAACAGCGCCCGTGTCTGTTCGCAGTCCTGATCCTGCCCGGCCTCGATCAACGCAATCATCTGTTTGGTGATTTTTGCGGTGTGGCTGGAGGCGCGGGTGATATGGCTGACATATTCGTTGACGCTTTCCTTGAGGATTCCCGGAGGCGTCAGCCGATTGATCAGGCCGATCTGCAGGGCGGTCTCTGCATCAATCAAACGCGCGGTGAACAGCAAATCCTTGGCGGCTGCAGACCCGACCGCGTTCACCAGTCTGCGCGTATCGTTGAAAGGGTACACAAGCCCCAACCGTGCCGGGGTGACGCCAAAGCGTGCGCCCTGGGCGGCGAAACGCAGATCACAGGCCAAGGCGAGCGCGCAGCCGCCGCCCACGCACGCGCCTTCAATGGATGCGATCGTGGGTTTGGGAAAGTCCGCGAGACCATCCAGCGCGGCGCCGATAGCGCGCGAATAGGCTTCCGCACGCTCGGGCGTGGCGTAGACGTCCTCAAATTCAGAGATGTCCGCGCCCGCCGCAAATGCGCCGCCTTTGCCGCGGACAATGAGAACCTGGATATCGCTGTCCGCTTCGGCTTCCGCCAAAAGCTCCGAAATCTCCAGCCACATCGCTTCAGTGAGCGCATTGTGCTTGGCGGGCCGGTTGAGCACCAGGGACGCGACCGCGTCGTGTCGGGTGAGATAGACCGGTTCATCGTGCATGGTTTTGCCCTGGAACGTCTTCCAAACTGATTTGTTTCTTGCGCCAGATTGCAGTGAATCGTCAAGAAATTAGGGGTGAGGCGTAATGTCTCCGGTGCGAAAAAATTGTCCGTGTCCTGTCAAAAAACTTGACACCCCGATCGGAAAGTGACAGTTTTATAACGGTGAGCAATCATAGGAGGTCCGCATGTCTCATTTTGTTGGTGTGGGTCTGATCGCCGCCTGGTTGGCTTTTGCTGTGTTGGCGCCGCGTCTGGCGTCTGCAGAAGTGACAAGCCTACTGGCCCTGGTCGGCATGGCGCTGACCCTGGTCGTCCTGTTCGCCACTGGCCGGCTCACTCGGCCGGATCCGCTGGCGTTGAACTTGACAGGACGGCGTCCGTACTGGGAAACGCGCACTTAAGCGTTTCACCTCAGATAGACCCAAGACAAAAAAACCCCGGCGCTTCGGCGCCGGGGTTTTTTGTTGTGATGGCGAGGGTGGATCAGGAAAACGCCTGAAGCCCGGTCATGGCGCGGCCCAGGATCAGGGCGTGCACGTCATGAGTGCCTTCATAGGTGTTCACCGTCTCCAGATTAATGGCGTGGCGCAGGATATGGTATTCCTCGGCGATGCCGTTGCCGCCATGGATGTCGCGCGCCTCGCGGGCGATGGCCAGGGCCTTGCCGCAATTGTTGCGCTTCATCATGGAGATGGCTTCAGGCAGCCAGGCGCCCTGGTCCATCAGACGCCCGAGCTGCAGCGCGCCTTGATAACCCAGCGCGATCTCGGTCTGCATGTCGGCGAGTTTCTTCTGCACCAGCTGGGTGCCGGCGATCGGCTTGCCGAACACGACGCGGTCCATGGCGTAGTCGCGGGCCGCGTGCAGGCAGAATTCAGCCGCGCCCATGGCGCCCCAGGCGATGCCGTAGCGCGCCTTGTTCAGGCAAGAGAACGGCCCGCGCAGGCCTTTGACGTGCGGCAGCAGGTTCTCTTCAGGCACAAACGCGTCACTAAGCGAGATCGAGCCGGTGATTGACGCACGCAGGCTGAGCTTGCCTTCGATCTTGGGGCAATCAAAACCGTCCGTGCCCTTGTCGACGATGAAGCCGCGGATTTCGCCGTCGAGCTTGGCCCAGACCACCGCCAGGTCAGAGATCGGCGAATTGGTGATCCACATCTTCGCGCCGTTGAGCACATAGCCGCCATCGACCTTTTTGGCGGTGGTGCGCATGGCGCCCGGATCTGAGCCGCCATCGGGTTCAGTCAGGCCGAAACAGCCCACATATTCGCCGCTGGCGAGCTTGGGCAGGTATTTGTGTTTCTGTTCTTCGGTGCCGAACGCCTCGATCGGATACATGACGAGCGAGGATTGCACGCTCATCGCCGAGCGATAGCCGGAATCAATGGCTTCCACTTCGCGCGCGATCAGCCCGTAAGCGACATGGGACAGGCCCGCGCCGCCATATTCCTCGGCCACGGTGGCCCCCAGAAGGCCCATCTCGCCCATCTCGGTCATGATGGCGCGATCAAAGCTTTCCTCGCGATAGGCGTCGACCACGCGGGGCAACAGCTTCTCGCGGCAATAACTGCGGGCGCTGTCGGCGATCATGCGTTCGTCTTCGCTCAGCTGCTGCTGCAGATGCAGCGGGTCTTCCCAGGAAAAGCTGAGGCCGGTGTCTTTCGCCGCCATGGGGATATCCTTCTTCGTCTCTTGAAGCCTTATATGGCCCGTCACTGGTCCCAAGGCCAGCCGGGCCGACGGCCTGTCTTTGTCCACGCGGAGGGTGGTAGCGGAGTGAAGGACGTGCGGGCAAGCGAGCCGTAGGGGCTGGGCTGAGATTTTCAGCCGTTAACACAGGCGTGAAGAGGAGCGCCGCCGCGGCCATCTGGACCTTTACCCTTGAAAGGCGCAGGTTTGGGGCTGTTTTGACGCCTGAGTCCGGAGCGCCTTGATGAAACGCCCAATCCTGCCTGACAGCACTGACATTGCGGATACGGCGACGCCTTACGCTTCGGCGCCTGATCCCAGGGGCGCGCTTGGCAACGCCGAATACGCCGCCCGCTCGGGCAAGCGGGTGCTGGCGGTGTTCGGCGCGGACTGGTGCCCGGATGCGCGCCGCTTCGCCAGCGTTCTCGCCCTGCCGCAGCTGCAGGACTTTCTGAGCGAGCGCTATGAGGTCGTGCTGATTGACGTGGGCCGGTACGGCAAGAATCTCGACCTGGCCGCCAGCTATGGCCTGGACAAGGTTGAAGGCGCTCCCGCCATCATCGTGGCGGATTCTGATGGCCGCGTGATCAATCCTGGCGGCGCCTATGACTGGCGCACCGCCCGGTCTCGCCGCCCGCAGGAATTTGCGGACTTTCTCGCTGTCTACGCCGAGGCGCCCGCCCCATGACACGCCAGGTGGTGCTGGTCGGCGCGGGGCATGCCCATATGGAGGCTCTGAAGAAAGCGCGCCGCTTCGCCAACGCCGGTTTGTCTCTGACCCTGATCGATCCCGGCGCCTTCTGGTATTCTGGCGCTGCGACGGGAATGCTGTCGGGCGCGCTGGACCCGGACGCCGCTCGCCTGAACCCGTCCGACCTCGAAGGACCTTTCGATCATGTGCGCCAACGCGTCGTCTCGGTGGACCCGCAAGCGCGGACCGTCACCTTGCAGGATGGCGAGCGGCGCGCCTATGACGTCTTGTCCTTGAACACGGGTAGCCGCATCGCCGAGACGCCCTTGCTCGCGGCGGGCGCGATACCGGTCAAACCTGTCAGCGCGCTGGCGGGACTGCGCGCAACGCTGGAGGCCAATCTCGGTCAGTTGCGGCTTGCGGTGGCGGGCGCTGGCGCGACAGGCGTCGAGATCGCCTTGTCCATGGCCAGCCTGCAGAGACGCCTGGGCGCCCGCCCGCAAACCCTGCTCGCCGGGCCTGAGCTGATGCCGGGCTGGCCGGATCGGGCGCGGCGCCTGGCTCTGGAGGCGATGGCGCGCTGCGGCGTGGAGTATGTGCCCCATCGGGTCGAGGATCTGTCCATGGGGTTGGTGCATTTCGGGCAGCGCAAGGTCGCGCCCGTGGACATTCTGGTGGCGGCGACCGGGCTCAGCGCCAATGTGCCCGATGGATTGGAGGCGCCCGAGGAAGGTTTGCCGGTCAACGCGGATCTATCTTGGACCGGGGATCCCGCGGTGTTCGCAGCGGGCGATTGCGCTCGCATTGTGGACCATCCCCGGCCCAAGCTGGGCGTGTTCGGCGTGCGCGCGGCGCCGATCCTGATCCAGAACCTGATCAACGCCGCATTGGGTCAAAAGGCGCGCCGGCATTACACGCCGCAGTCAAGATGGCTGTCGATACTGGATGTGGGCGACGGGACGGGGCTGGCGCGCTATGGCGATCTGGCGTTTTCAGGTAAGCCGGCCTTGCACCTCAAACGCTGGCTCGATAGCCGTTTCCTGCAACGTTACAGGGTGGAGCACTGATGGAATTTCCCTACGCCGAGATGCATGCCTTTCCCGATGGCCACACTCCGCACACCGGCAATCCGGCAGGCGTGGTGCTGCTGCATCGCGACCTGCCCGACGCCGATCTTCTGGGCGTGGCGCAATCAAACAATCTGTCCGAGACCGCCTATCTGAAGGCCATGGGCGAGAAAGACCAGTGGGCGCTGCGCTGGTTCACGCCCGGACTGGAAGTGGAGCTGTGCGGGCATGCGACGCTCGCCTCGGCTGCCTGGTTGTTTGAAACCGGACGGGTAATGGGACCTGAAGCGCGCTTTCATACCCTGTCGGGATTATTGAAGGTCATCCGGCTGGACGATGGCCGCTATCAGATGGATTTCCCGCAGATCGGGTACACGCCGGGGCAGGCGGATGCGCCTGTGGTCGCGGCCATGGGCGGGACTGCGCCCGAAGCGGTTTATGAAATCGAGCGCGTGCACGGCAATCGCTACCAGATGCTGGTGTATGCGGATGAGGCTGTGGTGGTCGGTCTCAATCCCGACATCAAGGCGCTGGCCGCCACGCGCACCAATGTCATAGCAACCGCGCCAGGCCGGGCGACCGATTTCGTGTCGCGCTTCTTCGGTCCGGCCAGCGGCGTCGACGAAGATCCTGTGACAGGGTCGGCGCATTGCACGCTGGCGCCGTACTGGTTCGAGCGGTTAGGGGAAACGGCGCTCAAGGCCCGGCAAGTCGGCCCGCGCCCTGGCGCGCTGGAAGTGCGCGCCGGAGCGGCGGGCCGTGTGTTGCTGGTCGGATCCGCCAAACGGTATCTGGATGGCGTGATCCGGATCTAGCGGGGCCTAGTGACGGCTTCGGCCATGGCCCCGTCCGCGCCCGCGATCATGATGATCCCAATTCCGGTCGCGGCCCCTTGCATGATGATCCCGACCGTGACGGCCGCGCACCACCTGGACCGGCACCGGCCCCCAGCGGGTTTCCACAAAGAACTCGCCTGTGCGACGGTCCAGATACGCGCGATCCGGGCGCAGCCGTTCGCCGGTGCGGCCCTGGCGCAATTCACGGCGGCTGGGGACATACTCCCAGGATCGATCCGGGCAGTCGATGACGCGGCGGTCGCGTCGGTCTTCCCGGCGGTCGCGCCAGCCCGTGTCATAGCGACGGTCGCGGCGATCTTCGCGCAAATCCGGACAGGTTCTGGCGTAGACGATGAAATGACCCTCCGGGCCATTCCAGCGACCGCCGCGATGATGCGGTTCATATCCACGCTGGCGGCCGTAACCCTGAGCGGTCGCAGTCGCCGCCGTCGTGACGCTGGCGGTCGCCGTCTGGGCGACGGCAGGGGCTGCAGTGACGGCCAGTCCCGCGAAGGCGGCGGCCGCAGCAAGTTTGGCGAACATATGCATGGTGTCTCTCCTTCATCGAGGGCCTGGCGGCCTGATGGGATGACACTGCCAGTGCGCGCCTGAACGTGGGCTGGGTCAGGCTTTCATGTTCTATTCAACCAGATGAACGATACTATGGCTCAAAGGCGCACGGGGGCGCGCCGCAGATTCATTGGGGACCAGCTTATGATCAAATCCGTCTTGGCCGCTGCGGCGGGGCTCTTGCTGCTCGCGGGCGGCGCGCAGGCCCAGCAGCTTGATTGGCCGCAAGGCTCGACCGACGCGTTCTCCAGTCGCGATTACCAGCGCCTGCTGCATCAGGTGACCAAGCCGGGCGCAAATCCCGTGGCGGGCGCAAGCGCCGTCGCCGGGGATGACAGCTGTCGCTACGCCAATGACAATGAGTGCGATGAGCCAGGGCTGGGCACCGGCGCCTGCTCAGCGGGCACCGACCGGTCTGATTGCTGGCGATTGATGGCGGGGGTCGAGGATGATTCATGCCAGTGGGCCAATGATGGCGAGTGCGATGAACCGGGCTTTGGCACCGGCGCCTGCGTTCAGGCCACAGACCGCACCGATTGCGGCCCGTTGATTGAACTGCGCTTTCGCAACGATCAGTGCGACACGGCCTTTAACGGCATCTGTGAAGAGCCCGGCGTGGGTAATGGCGCCTGTGCGGAACGGTCTGATCGCGCCGATTGCATTGGCCGCGAACGTCCCATGTCCATCCAGGATCATTATTTCGGCAATGATGACAGGGTCTTGATGGACACTGGCGTGTTTCCTTGGAGCGTGGTCGGCTATATCGAGTTTGACGCAGGCGGAACCTGCACCGCGACCTTGATTGGCGAGGACGTGCTGGTCACGGCGGCGCATTGCATTTCCGAGGGCGGACGCATCGATGCGGCTGGCGTTTTCCGGACAGGCGAGAATTTGCCCGGCGGCGCGCGAACGGCGCGCGTGATCGACTATTTGATGGATGATGACTGGGACGAAGCGGCGTTCAGCGCAGGCGATACGCTGGACGGGACGGACTGGGCGCTCTTGCGTCTGGACCAGCCTCTGGGCGCCGAGCTGGGTCATGTGGGTTATGAAGCGCTGGTGGATGACCAGGGGCCGCGCGCGGCCTTGCGCGCCCCGATCCGTCAGGCGGGGTATTCTTGGGATACCGGGTCGAACCTGTCAGGCAATCTCGATTGCCGCATCATCGAGGTCTTTGACGACAATACGATGGCGCATAATTGCGACACCACACGGGGCGATTCAGGCTCGCCCTTCATGACCGAGCGCAATGGCGAATGGCGGATTGTGGCGACGGATTCAAACTTCCGCTCCAACCCGGACGGCCCCTTCATCTATATCGCCGCGCGGTCAGATCGCTGGGCGCCGATGGTTGAGGATTTTGCCGCGGGCCGGATCGGAAATGGCGGGTTGCGCGCCCAGGGCCCTGGCAAACCGGGCAAGCCTGAGCCGATCAAGAAATAGGTCGAGCGCCTAGAACTCCCGGATCAAAGCGAGGTCGGTGCGGCTGTCACCGGCCTCGAATCCGGGTTCCGGGTCAAACTCATAGCGATAGCGATAGCGCACCTCCAGGGACCATAAATCGCCCAGATCGGTGTTCAGGCGGAACAACTGGTCGGCGCGCGCGCTATTGGAGGCCAGAAGTCGCGTTTCAGATTCAAGGCGCATGGTGTCGCTGAGCTGCAGCTCCATGTCCGACAACAGATCGAACGCGCCCTCCAGATAGTCGCCATTATCCACTTCGCTGATATAGCGCAGGCCTGGCGCGGCGCGCAGCGTCCACTCGACAGCGTCTCTCTGCAGCGCGCGATAGCCGGCGCCGACGCCCAGAAACCCGGTCCAGTCAAAGCCCGATAATTGATCGCGCTCCCATTCAGTGTTGGCGAACAGGGTCCAGCGCTCCCCGGCTTCGCGTTCGCCGCGCGCTTTCACGATCAGCTCGTCGCGTCCCACATTGTCGTCGGTTTCCGAGTAGGAATAGATCGCGCTGGTCTCAAAGCCCCAGCCGACCAGCTCACGTTCTGCATCCAGGCCAAGGGTATAGTCCAGACGCTCAGTGTCGCCGCTATCTGCGCGCACGCCCAGACGAACCTTGCCCGTCCAGAGTTCAGAGTGCGCCCGGGTGATCAGCTCGACGGCGCTCGCCGGCGCCGCGATCCAGAACGGGTCGATTTTGGACGCCTGCGCCGCGTCCAGACCTGCGTCAGTTTCAACGGCGATTACGGCCGGCTCCGGCGCCGGGGTCACGGGCGCCACCGGCAGGCCGAGAATACGGCGGGCGATCACGCCATGGCTGTGTGAGATGCGCGCTGCGCCCGCTGCAATGCGCTCCGCGGACCGGGTCAGCGCCAGCACGGTCACTGCATTGGTGAAAATCGCGATGTCGTCTTCGGCCGCCGCCGCCATCAGCAAAGCCTGATAGGGCGGCTCTAGCCCCTCCGCCGGGGACAGGGCGAGCGCGGAGGCGGCGAGGGCGGGCAAGATCATCGGTGAGAGGCTCCAGACACGGGCGTAATATCAAACACATCAGACGAAATGTGACAAATCCCCGGGCGTGCAAAATGGCCCGGCGACTTGACGCTTGCGCAGGAAAGCGGCACGCCTTTGACCTGAATGGCGCCCAAACATGACGAGACCGTTTATGACCGACCCTGTCGCTGATCGCTACGCCCGCACCGAGCCTTTGTTTCCGGACTGGGCGGCGCCCATCTATCTGTGGGTGTCTGTGGCGGCCTCGGTGATTTATCTGGGCCTGGATCTGACCACCTATTCCATGCCGGGCCTGGCGCTGACCAAGGCGTTGGGGATCATCTTGCTCGGCGTATTCGCGCTTTTGAAGCGGGCGCCGGTGCTGGCTTTGGCGCTGATGCTGTCAGCAGGCGGCGATTATGCGCTGGCGATGAGCCCGCCCCAGCTGGAGGCCGGGATCGGCTTTTTCGGCGCGGCGCACCTGACATATATTTCGATTTTCGCCCTCATGGTCGTGAGCGGCGGTCTGAAGCGCGAAGGGCTGGTCCTGGCGGGCGGCCTGTTTGTCTTCGGCGTCGCCATGTGGTTGTGGCTCAGCCCCGGCATGGGCGCGCTGACCGTGCCTGTCAGCCTTTATCTGGGCATCATACTCGTCATGGCGATGGCGGCGGGCCTGGTCAAAGGTCCCAATCTGATCATCATCGGCGCGCTGTTGTTCGTGGTTTCAGATTCCGTCATCGCCATGCGCTGGTTCGGCGACGTGTTGGTCTTTGAAGACAGCCTCGATTGGGGCGGGGTGATCGTCTGGGTCACCTATTACGCGGCGCAGCTCTGCCTCACCCTGGGCGTGCTTCGCGCCAGGGCTGAGGCTAAAGCTCAAACCGTGGACACGGAAGTCTCCGCCTAGGCGGGCATCAGGCCGCGTTCTTCAGCCAGCCGCTTCATCTCGTTTTGCAGCTTTTCAAACGCGCGCACCTCGATCTGGCGGATGCGTTCGCGGCTGACGCCATAAACCTGCGCCAGATCTTCGAGGGTTTTCGGCTCTTCGGTCAGGCGACGTTCCTGAATGATGTTCTGCTCACGCTCGTTGAGCGCGCCCATGGCCTCCTGCAGCAGGGTCATGCGGGTGCTGAATTCATCAGATTCCGCCAGCTCTTCCTCGGCGTCGTCCGCATCATCGTCGGCCAGCCAGTCCTGCCATTCCGCTTCGCCGTCCGCGCGCATGGGCGCGTTGAGCGAGGCGTCAGGGCCGGACAGGCGCCGGTTCATCGAGATCACGTCGTCATCAGTGACGCCCAGCTTGGTGGCGATATGCTCGACCTGATCGGGGTGCAGATCGCCTTCGTCCAGCGCGCGCATCTGGCTTTTCATCCGGCGTAGATTGAAGAAGAGCTTCTTCTGAGCCGCCGTGGTGCCCATTTTCACCAGCGACCAGGAGCGCAGGATGTATTCCTGGATCGAGGCGCGGATCCACCACATGGCGTAGGTGGCCAGGCGGAACCCCTTGTCGGGATCAAACTTCTTCACTGCCTGCATCAGGCCCACATTGCCTTCGCTGATCACTTCCGCGATCGGCAGGCCATAGCCGCGATAGCCCATGGCGATCTTGGCGACGAGGCGCAAATGGGAGGTGACAAGCTGGTGGGCGGCGTCGGAATCTTCATGCTCCTGCCAGCGCTTGGCCAGCATGAACTCCTGATCTTTTTCCAACATGGGGAATTTGCGGATCTCCGCGAGATACCGCGACAGACCGGCTTCCGGCGACATTGTCAGCGCTGATTTCATATTCGCCATGTGTCACTCCCCAGTGAGCCCTTGGCGCCGACAGAATGAGCAGCGCCGCGTTCATTTAGGTAGCCCATTTCCAGATTAACAGGGGTCACAAGCCAGTGAGGCTGAAACACAATCCGTCAGGCCTTGAGATTAAAGCAAAAAACGGCGCCCGGATTAAGGCGTCTCACGGAAACAATGTATTGCCCTGACGGACGGGCCTCGTGAAAACTCCGCTTATGGATATCTCAGTACGACAGGCCCGTCCGGGCGATCAGGACGCCCTTGCCCTTGTGGGCGCGGCGACATTTCTGGAAAGCTATGCCGGCGTCGTGGACGGCGGCGCCATCATTCGTCATTGCGCTGAGCGGCATACGCCGGAGGTTTATGCGCAGGCGCTTGAAACGCCCGGCCAGGCGCTCTGGCTGGCCGAACAGGACCCTGGTGCGGCGCCCGTGGGGTATCTTCACCTGACCGAGCCCGATCTGCCGGTTGAAACACGCGCCGCCGATCTTGAGATCAAGCGTATCTATGTTCTTGCGAGCCTGCATCGCTCGGGCCTGGGACGGCGTTTTCTTGACGCGGCGCGTGATCATGCGGGCGCCGCAGGCGCCCGACGCCTCTTGCTGGGCGTCTATCAGGGCAACACCCGGGCGCTCGCCTTTTATGACCGTATGGGGTTTGAAAAAATCGGGACGCGCCAGTTTGATGTGGGTGGGCGCATCTATGACGACTGGGTGTTGGCGCTGACGGTGTGAGCGCCCCAGGGAACAGAAAAACCACAATTGAAATATGCCTTTATGCGCTCTCTTAAGCGCTTTAGGGTGTGGGCATGGATACTCTGTTCGCCCAAGTTCTGCTGCCGCTCGCCCTGGCCTTTATCATGTTCACCCTCGGGGTGGGGCTGACGGCGGCTGATTTCAAACGCATCGCGCTCCAGCCCAGGGCGTTTCTCGTGGGCACGGCGCTGCAATTCATCTCGCTGCCCTTGATCGCCATCGCGCTGGTGGCGTTTTTGCCGATCCCGCCGATTGTGAAAGTGGGCGTGGTATTGTTGGCGGCCTGTCCGGGCGGAACCACATCCAATCTGCTCACCCATATGGCGCGGGGCGATGTGGCGTTGTCGGTCTCTTTGACCGCGATCACGTCGCTGGCGTCTGTGGTGACCGTGCCGCTGGTTTTGATGGTGGCGCTGGCGCTGTTCATGGGGCCGGACGCGCCACAGGTGGGCATGGTGTCCACAGGCGTGGTGATTTTCGCGCTGACTGTGATCCCGGTCGCGCTGGGCATGGTGTTGCGCAAGTTGGCGCCTGGCGTTGCGCTGGGGCTGGAACGCAATTCACGCTTCATGTCAGCTTTGGTGTTCACCGCGGTCGTTCTGGCGACCATCATCAATGAAGGGCTGGGCGAAACCCTGCGCCGCCTGACCCAGGCAGGCGCGGTGTCACTGGCGCTGAATGTGGCCGCCATGGCGGTCGCGTTCGCTGTGTCGAGCTGGATGGCGTTCAAGATGCGCCAGCGGATCGCGCTGACGCTGGAGTGCGGCTTGCAGAACGCCACGCTCGCCATTGTGGTGGCGAGCTCGCTCCTGGGCGATATCGACTACGCCATGCCCGCAGCGATCTACGGCCTGATGATGTTCGCCACGGCGGGCGTATTCATCCTGTGGGCGCGGCGCTGGTCAAAGGCGGCGGTGCGCGCCCGGGCGATGGCGCGTTAGATCCGCTCCAGAAAGCCTTCCAGCCTTTGCATGTCCTTGGGCAGCTCGGTTTCAAATCTTACAGCTTCGCCTGTCACGGGGTGTTCAAAGCCCAGCACGGCGGCGTGCAGCGCCTGGCGGCGGAAATCCTTGAAGTCCTTGCCGCTGTCGAGTTTCGCCAGCGGGGTGGAGCGGCCCCGCCCATAGACCGGATCGCCCAGCAACGGGCAGCCGATATGGGCCATATGCACCCGGATCTGGTGGGTGCGCCCGGTTTCAAGACGGCAGCGTACCAAAGCGCACATGGGATGGCCCACAGACTTGCCCGGCTCCTGGCCAAAGGTTTTCAGCGTCTCGTAATTGGTGATGGCGTGTTTGCCGGCGTTCGACTCCGGTCTGTCTATCACCGCCATTTTCTTGCGGTCATGGCTGGAGCGCGCCAGCCGCGTTTCGATCCGCCCTGTGCGGGGTTGCGGTGCGGCGCGCGTGAAAGCCAGATAGGCGCGTTCGACCGTGTGGGCCGCGAATTGCTCGGACAGGCCCTGATGCGCCTTGTCGGTCTTGGCGGCCACCATGACGCCGGAGGTGTCCTTGTCCAGGCGATGCACGATGCCTGGGCGCTCCACCCCGCCAATGCCTGACAGCGATCCGGCGCAATGATACAGCAGGGCGTGCACCAGCGTGCCGGTCCAGTGTCCGGCGGCGGGATGCACCGCCATGCCCGCGGGCTTGTTGAT contains these protein-coding regions:
- a CDS encoding bile acid:sodium symporter family protein, whose translation is MDTLFAQVLLPLALAFIMFTLGVGLTAADFKRIALQPRAFLVGTALQFISLPLIAIALVAFLPIPPIVKVGVVLLAACPGGTTSNLLTHMARGDVALSVSLTAITSLASVVTVPLVLMVALALFMGPDAPQVGMVSTGVVIFALTVIPVALGMVLRKLAPGVALGLERNSRFMSALVFTAVVLATIINEGLGETLRRLTQAGAVSLALNVAAMAVAFAVSSWMAFKMRQRIALTLECGLQNATLAIVVASSLLGDIDYAMPAAIYGLMMFATAGVFILWARRWSKAAVRARAMAR
- a CDS encoding RluA family pseudouridine synthase; protein product: MNENTPREQVAAAEDSGARLDRWMAGVWDDLSRSRCKALVEQGCLSVDGEALTDPSAKVREGAVYRLDVPAPVEATPTPEDIPLEVLFEDDHLIVINKPAGMAVHPAAGHWTGTLVHALLYHCAGSLSGIGGVERPGIVHRLDKDTSGVMVAAKTDKAHQGLSEQFAAHTVERAYLAFTRAAPQPRTGRIETRLARSSHDRKKMAVIDRPESNAGKHAITNYETLKTFGQEPGKSVGHPMCALVRCRLETGRTHQIRVHMAHIGCPLLGDPVYGRGRSTPLAKLDSGKDFKDFRRQALHAAVLGFEHPVTGEAVRFETELPKDMQRLEGFLERI